One Apodemus sylvaticus chromosome 14, mApoSyl1.1, whole genome shotgun sequence DNA window includes the following coding sequences:
- the LOC127665107 gene encoding histone H2A type 1-B, which yields MSGRGKQGGKARAKAKTRSSRAGLQFPVGRVHRLLRKGNYSERVGAGAPVYLAAVLEYLTAEILELAGNAARDNKKTRIIPRHLQLAIRNDEELNKLLGRVTIAQGGVLPNIQAVLLPKKTESHHKAKGK from the coding sequence ATGTCTGGACGCGGCAAGCAAGGCGGCAAGGCTCGCGCCAAGGCCAAGACCCGCTCCTCCCGGGCAGGCCTGCAGTTCCCCGTGGGCCGCGTGCACCGGCTGCTCCGCAAGGGCAACTACTCGGAGCGCGTGGGCGCCGGCGCCCCGGTGTACCTGGCGGCCGTGCTGGAGTACCTGACGGCCGAGATCCTGGAGCTGGCGGGCAACGCGGCCCGCGACAACAAGAAGACGCGCATCATCCCGCGCCACCTGCAGCTGGCCATCCGCAACGACGAGGAGCTCAACAAGCTGCTGGGCCGCGTCACCATCGCGCAGGGCGGCGTCCTGCCCAACATCCAGGCCGTGCTGCTGCCCAAGAAGACCGAGAGCCACCACAAGGCCAAGGGGAAGTGA
- the LOC127665101 gene encoding histone H2B type 1-C/E/F/G/I-like isoform X4 gives MPEPAKSAPAPKKGSKKAVTKAQKKDGKKRKRSRKESYSVYVYKVLKQVHPDTGISSKAMGIMNSFVNDIFERIAGEASRLAHYNKRSTITSREIQTAVRLLLPGELAKHAVSEGTKAVTKYTSSKILWNKFYYLPSF, from the exons ATGCCTGAGCCAGCGAAGTCCGCGCCCGCCCCGAAGAAGGGCTCCAAGAAGGCGGTGACCAAGGCGCAGAAGAAGGACGGCAAGAAGCGCAAGCGCAGCCGCAAGGAGAGCTACTCGGTGTACGTGTACAAGGTGCTGAAGCAAGTGCACCCCGACACGGGCATCTCCTCCAAGGCCATGGGCATCATGAACTCGTTCGTGAACGACATCTTCGAGCGCATCGCGGGCGAGGCGTCGCGCCTGGCGCATTACAACAAGCGCTCGACCATCACGTCCCGGGAGATCCAGACGGCCGTGCGCCTGCTGCTGCCCGGGGAGCTGGCCAAGCACGCCGTGTCCGAGGGCACCAAGGCCGTCACCAAGTACACCAGCTCCAA AATCCTGTGGAACAAATTCTattatcttccttccttttaa
- the LOC127665108 gene encoding histone H2A type 1-B has protein sequence MSGRGKQGGKARAKAKTRSSRAGLQFPVGRVHRLLRKGNYSERVGAGAPVYLAAVLEYLTAEILELAGNAARDNKKTRIIPRHLQLAIRNDEELNKLLGRVTIAQGGVLPNIQAVLLPKKTESHHKAKGK, from the coding sequence ATGTCTGGACGCGGCAAGCAGGGCGGCAAGGCTCGCGCCAAGGCCAAGACCCGCTCCTCCCGGGCAGGCCTGCAGTTCCCCGTGGGCCGCGTGCACCGGCTGCTCCGCAAGGGCAACTACTCGGAGCGCGTGGGCGCCGGCGCCCCGGTGTACCTGGCGGCCGTGCTGGAGTACCTGACGGCCGAGATCCTGGAGCTGGCGGGCAACGCGGCCCGCGACAACAAGAAGACGCGCATCATCCCGCGCCACCTGCAGCTGGCCATCCGCAACGACGAGGAGCTCAACAAGCTGCTGGGCCGCGTCACCATCGCGCAGGGCGGCGTCCTGCCCAACATCCAGGCCGTGCTGCTGCCCAAGAAGACCGAGAGCCACCACAAGGCCAAGGGGAAGTGA
- the LOC127665099 gene encoding histone H2B type 1-C/E/F/G/I-like translates to MGKSSDASWVHQEPITATRSYASFGYGLIKYTGPVASAVYGRVPREFQCHTMPEPAKSAPAPKKGSKKAVTKAQKKDGKKRKRSRKESYSVYVYKVLKQVHPDTGISSKAMGIMNSFVNDIFERIAGEASRLAHYNKRSTITSREIQTAVRLLLPGELAKHAVSEGTKAVTKYTSSK, encoded by the coding sequence ATGGGCAAGAGTTCGGATGCGTCATGGGTACATCAGGAACCAATCACAGCTACGCGTTCCTATGCCTCATTTGGATATGGACTCATTAAATATACCGGGCCGGTGGCTTCCGCCGTCTACGGAAGAGTTCCGCGAGAGTTCCAGTGTCACACAATGCCTGAGCCAGCGAAGTCCGCGCCCGCCCCGAAGAAGGGCTCCAAGAAGGCGGTGACCAAGGCGCAGAAGAAGGACGGCAAGAAGCGCAAGCGCAGCCGCAAGGAGAGCTACTCGGTGTACGTGTACAAGGTGCTGAAGCAAGTGCACCCCGACACGGGCATCTCCTCCAAGGCCATGGGCATCATGAACTCGTTCGTGAACGACATCTTCGAGCGCATCGCGGGCGAGGCGTCGCGCCTGGCGCATTACAACAAGCGCTCGACCATCACGTCCCGGGAGATCCAGACGGCCGTGCGCCTGCTGCTGCCCGGCGAGCTGGCCAAGCACGCCGTGTCCGAGGGCACTAAGGCCGTCACCAAGTACACCAGCTCCAAGTGA
- the LOC127665106 gene encoding histone H2A type 1-B, whose protein sequence is MSGRGKQGGKARAKAKTRSSRAGLQFPVGRVHRLLRKGNYSERVGAGAPVYLAAVLEYLTAEILELAGNAARDNKKTRIIPRHLQLAIRNDEELNKLLGRVTIAQGGVLPNIQAVLLPKKTESHHKAKGK, encoded by the coding sequence ATGTCTGGACGTGGCAAGCAGGGCGGCAAGGCTCGCGCCAAGGCCAAGACCCGCTCCTCCCGCGCCGGCCTGCAGTTCCCCGTGGGCCGCGTGCACCGGCTGCTCCGCAAGGGCAACTACTCGGAGCGCGTGGGCGCCGGCGCCCCGGTGTACCTGGCGGCCGTGCTGGAGTACCTGACGGCCGAGATCCTGGAGCTGGCGGGCAACGCGGCCCGCGACAACAAGAAGACGCGCATCATCCCGCGCCACCTGCAGCTGGCCATCCGCAACGACGAGGAGCTCAACAAGCTGCTGGGCCGCGTCACCATCGCGCAGGGCGGCGTCCTGCCCAACATCCAGGCCGTGCTGCTGCCCAAGAAGACCGAGAGCCACCACAAGGCCAAGGGGAAGTGA
- the LOC127665098 gene encoding histone H2B type 1-C/E/F/G/I-like isoform X2 has product MGKSSDASWVHQEPITATRSYASFEYGLIKYTGPVASAIVREFQCFTMPEPAKSAPAPKKGSKKAVTKAQKKDGKKRKRSRKESYSVYVYKVLKQVHPDTGISSKAMGIMNSFVNDIFERIAGEASRLAHYNKRSTITSREIQTAVRLLLPGELAKHAVSEGTKAVTKYTSSNFSRQSSSV; this is encoded by the exons ATGGGCAAGAGTTCGGATGCGTCATGGGTACATCAGGAACCAATCACAGCTACGCGTTCCTATGCCTCATTTGAATATGGACTCATTAAATATACCGGGCCGGTGGCTTCCGCGATAGTTAGAGAGTTTCAGTGTTTCACAATGCCTGAGCCCGCCAAGTCCGCTCCGGCCCCGAAGAAGGGCTCCAAGAAGGCGGTGACCAAGGCGCAGAAGAAGGACGGCAAGAAGCGCAAGCGCAGCCGCAAGGAGAGCTACTCGGTGTACGTGTACAAGGTGCTGAAGCAAGTGCACCCCGACACGGGCATCTCCTCCAAGGCCATGGGCATCATGAACTCGTTCGTGAACGACATCTTCGAGCGCATCGCGGGCGAGGCGTCGCGCCTGGCGCATTACAACAAGCGCTCGACCATCACGTCCCGGGAGATCCAGACGGCCGTGCGCCTGCTGCTGCCCGGGGAGCTGGCCAAGCACGCCGTGTCCGAGGGCACCAAGGCCGTCACCAAGTACACCAGCTCCAA tttttcaagacaaagttcctctgtgtag
- the LOC127665104 gene encoding histone H3 — protein MARTKQTARKSTGGKAPRKQLATKAARKSAPATGGVKKPHRYRPGTVALREIRRYQKSTELLIRKLPFQRLVREIAQDFKTDLRFQSSAVMALQEASEAYLVGLFEDTNLCAIHAKRVTIMPKDIQLARRIRGERA, from the coding sequence ATGGCTCGCACCAAGCAGACCGCTCGCAAGTCCACCGGCGGCAAGGCCCCGCGTAAGCAGCTGGCCACCAAGGCCGCCCGCAAGAGCGCCCCAGCCACGGGCGGCGTGAAGAAGCCCCACCGCTACCGGCCCGGCACCGTGGCGCTGCGCGAGATCCGGCGCTACCAGAAGTCGACCGAGCTGCTGATCCGCAAGCTGCCGTTCCAGCGCCTGGTGCGCGAGATCGCGCAGGACTTCAAGACCGACCTGCGCTTCCAGAGCTCGGCCGTCATGGCCCTGCAGGAGGCGAGCGAGGCCTACCTGGTAGGTCTGTTTGAGGACACCAACCTGTGCGCCATCCACGCCAAGCGTGTGACCATCATGCCCAAGGATATCCAGCTGGCCCGCCGCATTCGTGGCGAGAGGGCGTAA
- the LOC127665098 gene encoding histone H2B type 1-C/E/F/G/I-like isoform X1: MGKSSDASWVHQEPITATRSYASFEYGLIKYTGPVASAIVREFQCFTMPEPAKSAPAPKKGSKKAVTKAQKKDGKKRKRSRKESYSVYVYKVLKQVHPDTGISSKAMGIMNSFVNDIFERIAGEASRLAHYNKRSTITSREIQTAVRLLLPGELAKHAVSEGTKAVTKYTSSNIVCDSKRPEVICLMANKNTALCLVGKDT, encoded by the exons ATGGGCAAGAGTTCGGATGCGTCATGGGTACATCAGGAACCAATCACAGCTACGCGTTCCTATGCCTCATTTGAATATGGACTCATTAAATATACCGGGCCGGTGGCTTCCGCGATAGTTAGAGAGTTTCAGTGTTTCACAATGCCTGAGCCCGCCAAGTCCGCTCCGGCCCCGAAGAAGGGCTCCAAGAAGGCGGTGACCAAGGCGCAGAAGAAGGACGGCAAGAAGCGCAAGCGCAGCCGCAAGGAGAGCTACTCGGTGTACGTGTACAAGGTGCTGAAGCAAGTGCACCCCGACACGGGCATCTCCTCCAAGGCCATGGGCATCATGAACTCGTTCGTGAACGACATCTTCGAGCGCATCGCGGGCGAGGCGTCGCGCCTGGCGCATTACAACAAGCGCTCGACCATCACGTCCCGGGAGATCCAGACGGCCGTGCGCCTGCTGCTGCCCGGGGAGCTGGCCAAGCACGCCGTGTCCGAGGGCACCAAGGCCGTCACCAAGTACACCAGCTCCAA CATAGTTTGTGATTCAAAAAGACCTGAAGTAATCTGTTTAATGGCGAACAAAAATACTGCATTGTGTTTGGTGGGAAAAGATACGTAG
- the LOC127665116 gene encoding histone H4, with product MSGRGKGGKGLGKGGAKRHRKVLRDNIQGITKPAIRRLARRGGVKRISGLIYEETRGVLKVFLENVIRDAVTYTEHAKRKTVTAMDVVYALKRQGRTLYGFGG from the coding sequence ATGTCTGGACGTGGCAAGGGCGGGAAAGGGCTCGGTAAAGGCGGCGCCAAGCGCCATCGCAAAGTCCTCCGTGATAACATCCAGGGCATCACCAAGCCCGCCATCCGCCGCCTGGCCCGGCGCGGGGGAGTGAAGCGCATCTCCGGCCTCATCTACGAGGAGACCCGCGGCGTGCTGAAGGTGTTCCTGGAGAACGTGATCCGCGACGCCGTCACCTACACGGAGCACGCCAAGCGCAAGACCGTCACCGCCATGGACGTGGTCTACGCGCTCAAGCGCCAGGGCCGCACCCTCTACGGCTTCGGCGGCTGA